The genomic segment TGCTCCAGGCTCCGGGATTGCGGCATCGTTGAGCCCCCGAATAAGATCACGAAAGAAATGCGGCCGGCCCGGAGGCCGACCGCAGGCCGGGCTTATTGGCCGGACTTGACGCGGTTCCAGATCCGCGTGCGCATGCGCTGGACGGCGAGCGGCTTCTCTTCCGCCACGTAGAGGTTGTCCATCACATCCTGGTCGGGGTAGACCGCTGGATCGTTGAGGATCTCGGGGTCGAGGTACTCGTTGGCGGCCAGGTTGGGGTTGGCGTAGACCACGTACTCGGTGATCGCGGCGGCGATCTCCGGCTCGAGGATGAAGTTGATGAAGGCGTGGGCGTTCTCAGGATTCGGTGCGTCGGCGGGAATCGCCATCATGTCGAACCACAGCGCCGCGCCCTCCTTGGGAATGCTGTACTCGATGGTGAAGTCGCGACCCGCCTCGGCGGCACGGTCGGCGGCCTGGAAGATATCGCCGGAGTAGCCGGCGGCCACGCAGATATCGCCGTTGGCCAGGTCCGAGATATACCGCGAGGAGTGGAAGTAGGTGATGTTGTCGCGCACCGCGGCGATCAGTTCACCGGCAGCCTCGAGGTCCTCGCTCTCTTCGGAGAGCGGCGACAGGCCCAGGTAGGCCATGGCCGGTGATAGCATCTCGTCGCCGGAGTCGAGCATCGAGATGCCGCAGCCGCCCTGGTTGAGGGCGGTGGTGATCTCGGGGTCGAAGATCAGCGCCCAGGAATCCAGCGGCGCATCGTCGCCGAGGATCTCGGTCACCCGCTCGAGGTTGTAGCCGATGCCGTTGGTGCCCCACATGTAGGGAATCGAGTACTGGCTGCCCGGATCGACATACTCCAGGTCATCCATCAGGTCGGGGTTGAGGTTGGCCATGTTGGGGATCTGGTCGTGGTCCAGCTCCATGTACACGCCGGCACTGATCTGACGCGTCAGATAGTGGTTGGAGGGCACCACCACGTCGTAGCCGGAGCGCCCCGAGAGCAGCGCGGCTTCCAGCACCTCGTTGCTGTCGTAGACGTCGTAGACGACCTCGATCCCGGTCTCCTCGGTAAAGCGCTCGAGGGTGTCCTCGGCGATATAGTCCGACCAGTTGTAGACCCGCACTTCATTGGCCTGGGCCGCCACGGCCGTAAGCCCCAGGGTGGCAGCGGCAACCGCTACCGACAGCGTGTGATATCGAAACATCGTGGCACCTCGTTCTTCGGATTGTTGTCGTCAGCCTCAGCGGCTGGCACCTGGCTAGCGTATCCGGAGCCCCCGGGAGGGTCGTCAACGCTGGGTTTCACTTACTGCTCGATGATCGGCATGCTCATACGCTCAACAGCAGGAACTCGCGCTCCCAGGAGCTGATGACGCGCTTGAAATTCTCGTTCTCGACCCGCTTCACCGCCACGTAGCCCTGCACGAACTTGCGGCCCATGTACTCCTCCAGCTCCTGGCAGTGCTCCATGCGCTCCAGCGCCTGCTCGAGAGTGAACGGCAGGCGCAGGTTGCGCCGCTCGAAGGCACGCCCCTTGACCGGTGCGCTGGGAGCGATCTGCTTGATCATGCCCATGTAGCCACACAGCAGGCTGGCGGCGATCGCCAGATAGACGTTGGCGTCGGCGCCGGGCAGGCGGTTCTCGACCCGCCGATTGTGCGGCGAACTATCCGGCACGCGCAGCCCGCAGGTGCGGTTCTCCTCGCCCCACTCGACGTTGACCGGCGCCGAGGTGTCGGGCAGGAAGCGGCGGAACGAGTTGACGTTGGGCGCCATCAGCGGCAGCGCCTCGGGGATGTACTTCTGCAGGCCCCCGACATGCCACAGGAACAGGTCGCTGTGGGTGCCGTCGGCGTTGGCGAACACGCTCTCGCCGCTGGCGATGTCGAGTACGCTCTGGTGCAGGTGCATGGCACTGCCCGGCTCGTTGGTCACCGGCTTGGCCATGAAAGTCGCCGCCACGTCGTGCTTGAGCGCCGCCTCGCGCAGGGTGCGCTTGAACAGGAACACCTGGTCGGCCAGCACCAGCGGGTCGCCGTGACGGAAGTTGATCTCCATCTGCGCGGTGCCCTCTTCGTGGATCAGGGTATCGATATCCAGCCCCTGCTCCTCGCACCAGTCGTACATGTCCTCGAACAGCGGATCGAACTCGTTGGCGGCGTCGATGGAGAACGACTGGCGGCCGGTTTCCTGGCGCCCGCTGCGACCGATCGGCGGCTGCAGCGGCAGGTCCGGGTCCTCGCAGCGCTTGGTCAGGTAGAACTCCATCTCCGGCGCCACCACCGGCTGCCAACCCTGGTCGGCGTAGAGCCTGAGGATCTTCTTGAGCTGGTTGCGCGGCGACAGCTCGATGGGGTTGCCCTGCTTGTCGAAGCAGTCGTGGATCACCTGGGCGGTGGGCTCCAGCGCCCAGGGCACCGGATAGGCGGCGCTGATGTCGGGCTTGCAGATCATGTCGATGTCGGCGGGGTCGAGCAGCGAATAGTAGATGTCGTCCTCGACGTAGTCGCCGGTCACGGTCTGCAGCAGCACGCTCTCGGGTAGACGCATGCCCTTCTCGCCGACGAACTTGGAGACCGGCGCGATCTTGCCGCGGGCGATACCGGTGATGTCACTGACCAGGCACTCGACCTCGGTGATGCGTCGCTCTTTCAGCCAGCTTTCCAGATCTTTCATGGGAACCTCTTGGTGGCTACCGCCCGACGGGCCGGTAGACGAAGCGTAGTGCTTTCATAGCCTGTCGCGCAGCTTGTAGTACTGGGTGGCCAGCACCAGCAATGGCGTGCGCAGACGCCGTCCGCCGGGGAAGCGACGGTGCGGCATGGCGGCGAAAATATCGAAGCGCTCATGCTGGCCGGCGATGGTGTCGGCCAGCAGCTGGCCGGCCAGGCCGGCCAGGGCCATGCCGTGACCGGAATAGCCCTGGGCGTAATAGAGATTGGTGTCGAGGCGCCCGAAATCCGGCGCGCGATTGAGGGTAATCGCCACGTCGCCGCCCCAGCGGTACTCGATGGGCACCCCGGCCAGCACCGGGAACAGCCGCGCGATCTTGGCATCGATACGCGCCTCGAGCCCGGGTGGCTCGCGGCCGTTGTAGCTCACCTCGCCGCCGTAGATCAGCCGCCGGTCGCCGGACAGCCGGTAGTAGTCGAGCACGAAGTTGGCGTCGGACAGGGCGTCGTTGTGGGGCAGCACCTGGGCGACCTGGGCCTCGCTGAGCGGTGCGGTGGCGATCATGTAGTTGGCGGCCGGCATGATGCGGCCGTCGAGCTCGGCGACCAGGCCGCGCAGATAGGCGTTGGTGGCCACCACCAGGCTCTCGGCGATCACCACGCCCTGGGGGGTGGCGACGCGCACCGGTGCGCCGCGCTGGATCTCCAGCGCCGGGGTGTGTGGATAGAATTCCGCCCCGGCCTGCTCTGCGGCACGCGCCAGGCCCAGGGTATAGTTGAGCGGGTGTAGATGACCGGCCTCGCTCTCGAACAGCGCCCCGGGGTAGGCGTCGCTGACCACGCGCTCACGCAGGGCATCGCCCTCCAGCCAGCTCAGCGCCTGGTAGTCGTAGTCGCGGGCCAGGCGGTCGCGGAAGTCCTGGAGTTCGCGCACGTGGCGCGGCTTGACCGCGGCGTGGAGATAGCCCCAGGCCAGATCGCAGGGGATCGCATGGCGCTCGACCAGCGCCGCGGTCAGGCGGACCGCCTCGCGGCTCATTTCCCAGATCTCGCGGGCCCGCGGCCGCCCCAGCGCCTTCTCCACGGTGGCGATGTCGGTGCCCAGGCCGGGCAGGATCTGCCCGCCGCTG from the Halomonas sp. 1513 genome contains:
- a CDS encoding spermidine/putrescine ABC transporter substrate-binding protein PotF; translation: MFRYHTLSVAVAAATLGLTAVAAQANEVRVYNWSDYIAEDTLERFTEETGIEVVYDVYDSNEVLEAALLSGRSGYDVVVPSNHYLTRQISAGVYMELDHDQIPNMANLNPDLMDDLEYVDPGSQYSIPYMWGTNGIGYNLERVTEILGDDAPLDSWALIFDPEITTALNQGGCGISMLDSGDEMLSPAMAYLGLSPLSEESEDLEAAGELIAAVRDNITYFHSSRYISDLANGDICVAAGYSGDIFQAADRAAEAGRDFTIEYSIPKEGAALWFDMMAIPADAPNPENAHAFINFILEPEIAAAITEYVVYANPNLAANEYLDPEILNDPAVYPDQDVMDNLYVAEEKPLAVQRMRTRIWNRVKSGQ
- a CDS encoding glutamine synthetase — protein: MKDLESWLKERRITEVECLVSDITGIARGKIAPVSKFVGEKGMRLPESVLLQTVTGDYVEDDIYYSLLDPADIDMICKPDISAAYPVPWALEPTAQVIHDCFDKQGNPIELSPRNQLKKILRLYADQGWQPVVAPEMEFYLTKRCEDPDLPLQPPIGRSGRQETGRQSFSIDAANEFDPLFEDMYDWCEEQGLDIDTLIHEEGTAQMEINFRHGDPLVLADQVFLFKRTLREAALKHDVAATFMAKPVTNEPGSAMHLHQSVLDIASGESVFANADGTHSDLFLWHVGGLQKYIPEALPLMAPNVNSFRRFLPDTSAPVNVEWGEENRTCGLRVPDSSPHNRRVENRLPGADANVYLAIAASLLCGYMGMIKQIAPSAPVKGRAFERRNLRLPFTLEQALERMEHCQELEEYMGRKFVQGYVAVKRVENENFKRVISSWEREFLLLSV
- a CDS encoding FAD-dependent oxidoreductase encodes the protein MAEPTFEAPASYYRDSVNVRPDASLPLTGERRVDVCVIGAGVTGCSTALHLAERGYSVAVLEAGEIGFGASGRSGGQILPGLGTDIATVEKALGRPRAREIWEMSREAVRLTAALVERHAIPCDLAWGYLHAAVKPRHVRELQDFRDRLARDYDYQALSWLEGDALRERVVSDAYPGALFESEAGHLHPLNYTLGLARAAEQAGAEFYPHTPALEIQRGAPVRVATPQGVVIAESLVVATNAYLRGLVAELDGRIMPAANYMIATAPLSEAQVAQVLPHNDALSDANFVLDYYRLSGDRRLIYGGEVSYNGREPPGLEARIDAKIARLFPVLAGVPIEYRWGGDVAITLNRAPDFGRLDTNLYYAQGYSGHGMALAGLAGQLLADTIAGQHERFDIFAAMPHRRFPGGRRLRTPLLVLATQYYKLRDRL